The genome window CGGTAGAGTACCCGGTCTTTGTCTTGCGGATGGGCTTCAACCCGAGTTTGTCGAAGAGGACCGTCGCGAGTTGTTTGGGTGAATTGATGTTGAACTCGCCGCCGGCGATTCCGGCGATGGTCTCTATCATGCGATCGAGTTCTCGTTCGAGTTCCTGGCTCAATCCGTGGAGCCCTTCGACATCCAGGAGGAATCCATTCCGCTCGATGTCAGCCAAGATCGGCACAAGCGGCATTTCAACGTCGGTGAACAGCTTCCAGCTCCCTTGATCTCGTAACTGTTCTGTCAGGATCGGGCTGAGCTTCGGCAAGGTGCTTGCAGCAGTTGTTGCCGTTTCACGTGAACCGGTATCAGCCTCGAAGAGCGACCGTGTTCGGGCCTGCTCGTGGCTTCGCGAGCTCAATCGTTCCCCCAACCGTTCTACTGCAATTGTCTCAAGGCTATGGTCACGGCGATTCGGATTCAGTAAATAGTCCCCGACCATCGTGTCCATGTAGGGCGGGGCCAGGTTGACGCCGATTCGATGGAAGGCCAGCAGGGTGCTTTTGAGATCGTGCACAACTTTGGTCCTGTGTGTCTCGTGGAGGAGTGGGAGGATCGGTCGCATGAAGGTGTGCACATCGATCGGAATAAAGGCCGTTTGGCCTTCGGTGGAGAGGGCCAGGCCGAGCACGTCTGCGTGAACGCCTGGTTGGCCGGCCAACAAACAGTGCACGCCGAGCGGCGTCTTTTCCGATAAACTACTGACAAATTGTTGTGCCGTCGCTTCATCTTCGATGATGATGGCATGTGTCTTCGAGTCCGATTGCGTCGGCGATGCTTTGAGGCTCTTGAGCAGCGACGTGAATTCGAGCTCCCGCAGCAGCTCGGTCAAGTGCGGTTCATGTGGTGGTTGGATTCGGTAAGAGTCCGGATGAAATTGAACAGGACTCTCCGTATCGATCGTTGCGAGTTTCCGGCTGAGCCGCGCATTTTCTGTCTGATCAGTAAGGAGCGTCTTGATGCGAGCGGGTGCGACCTCGTCGAGGCGACGCAGTAGTTCCTCGATCGTGCCGAACTGCGTAATCAGCTTTATCGCGGTTTTCTCGCCGATTCCTTTTACGCCGGGAATGTTGTCGCTGGCATCTCCCATCAGTCCCATGACTTCGACTACACGTCCAGGCTCGACGCCGAACTTGGCAATACATTCCGACTCGCCCGACCATTTGTCTTTCACGGGATCATAGATGCGCACGTGGGGCGTCACAAGTTGGAGCATGTCCTTATCGCCCGTCACGATCACGATATCGTAGCCCGCGTGTTCTGCTTGTCGGGCCAACGTGCCGATCAGATCGTCCGCTTCATATCCAGCCTGCTTCACGGCCGGAATGTTCAGCGCCTCCACTGCCTGATGAATGTACGGAATCTGCGCTTGCATACCGTCCGGCATCGGCGGACGCTGTGCCTTATACTCCTTGAATTCCTCATGGCGGATTGTTGGGCCTTTTTCGTCAAAGGCGACCGCAAGACCGTCCGGCTTGTGTTCGCGAATAATCTTGAGGAGGGTCGTCAGGAATCCGTAGACGGCGTTGGTTTGGAGGCCTTTTGAATTGTTCAAGGCCGGTAGGGCGAAGAAGGCGCGATAGATATAGGCGCTGCCGTCGATCAGGTAGAGGGTTTTTCTTGACTCTATTGCATCAGACATGGAGGAAGTCTTTCCTCAGAGTTGGTGAATGTTCAGAAACAGGCGTTTACGGTTGTTGAGGCGTGATCGGGAAGAGTAAGGAGTTTGCACGTTCACGGTTGTGGCGCAATTGTGAGCGGTGGCTTGCCGAACTTCTGACGCATATTGTTGATGGTGTTCAGCACCGCCGGTTGGCCGATCATCCTCGCCTCTAACCTTCGCTTGCCCGGGAAATCCAGCATGGTTACACCGATCAACATTGTGAGAATGCCTTGGCCCGGTAAGAATAACATGAGGAATCCGGCGAACAAAAAGATGGCTCCAACCACATTCTTTGCAAAGTGACCGAATAGTCGAAGTACTGGGTGGTGATTTTCCATCCAGCGGCGTGGAACCCGAGTGTCGAAAAAATCTGTTGGAAGCCGAACGAGGATGAACGGGATGGCGATCAGCGATCCGACAAAAAAGACGATCGAAAGCACCGTCAAGGTCACGAGCGTTTCAGTTGAGACGTACTGTTGAACCGTTGTTAGTAGCCAATCCATCGGGCGGCATCCTAGCATGGGCCTGCGCGCCCCTCAAGGCGAAGCAAATGCGAGGTCTCGTATTTACGCAGTTCGGTCTGGTCGCTATAATCATCGGGCCTGTAGCGGAGACAAGAGTCTCTAGTGTAGTGTC of Nitrospira sp. contains these proteins:
- the polA gene encoding DNA polymerase I, yielding MSDAIESRKTLYLIDGSAYIYRAFFALPALNNSKGLQTNAVYGFLTTLLKIIREHKPDGLAVAFDEKGPTIRHEEFKEYKAQRPPMPDGMQAQIPYIHQAVEALNIPAVKQAGYEADDLIGTLARQAEHAGYDIVIVTGDKDMLQLVTPHVRIYDPVKDKWSGESECIAKFGVEPGRVVEVMGLMGDASDNIPGVKGIGEKTAIKLITQFGTIEELLRRLDEVAPARIKTLLTDQTENARLSRKLATIDTESPVQFHPDSYRIQPPHEPHLTELLRELEFTSLLKSLKASPTQSDSKTHAIIIEDEATAQQFVSSLSEKTPLGVHCLLAGQPGVHADVLGLALSTEGQTAFIPIDVHTFMRPILPLLHETHRTKVVHDLKSTLLAFHRIGVNLAPPYMDTMVGDYLLNPNRRDHSLETIAVERLGERLSSRSHEQARTRSLFEADTGSRETATTAASTLPKLSPILTEQLRDQGSWKLFTDVEMPLVPILADIERNGFLLDVEGLHGLSQELERELDRMIETIAGIAGGEFNINSPKQLATVLFDKLGLKPIRKTKTGYSTDEDTLTQLATHHELPAQILNYRSLSKLKSTYVDALPELVRPETKRLHTSLNQTVAATGRLSSTDPNLQNIPVKGEYGLRIREAFIVPKGHELLCADYSQIEPRILAHLSHDPRLLDVFTKGEDIHMATAMEIFGLPSNQITRDMRRAAKTVVFGIVYGISPFGLSQNLNVSQAEAKKYIDTFFEKFAAVRALMDQNIAEGREKGYTTTILGRRRPIPELQSGDPAQRGFGERMAVNSPIQGSAADLIKVAMINVHRKLHEELPRVKMILQVHDELIFEVPDHDLEEATRLVKEEMEGVGTRLGLSVPLKVDLGIGKNWRVAHP